From Perca flavescens isolate YP-PL-M2 chromosome 19, PFLA_1.0, whole genome shotgun sequence:
CTGCCCGTTGATTTGGGTCATGCTTTCAAAGTCAATAAGGTAGCAGAAACCCAGCGGCGCCAGGTCCAGCCAGGGCTGCTGACGATCGCGTGCTGCCTGGATTGCGATGCCCACCTCCGTGTCGTAGGCCGTCCAGCTGCCAGCGTCGTTCTCCCACTCCCACAACCAGCCCTGGCCTGGCGCTGAGGTGGGGTCGTAGAAGCTACGTCGTACCGGTCGAAGGGTACCTAAGGCAGTAATTAGGAGGTCAGAAAAATGCAAAAGATTCATGCACAGTATTACAATTTGAAAAAGGTGCAACTGCTGCTAGTAATACAGCCATATTGCATTTGGATTATTTCCATGAATAGCACTTTGGACAGATTTACTGCTTGATTTTTACATGTGCAAGACTTCTACTGTAACTATAAAGTCTGATCATCTTTCTCTCTTAAGCCTGAACTACTATCATGACACTTGGTGATGAGACGTGGCTGCAATAGGAGGTAAGTGGCTGACTGTCGTATTTACTGAGGACAAGTAGATTGCAACCTTAACAAATTCAACATGTCTGTGTTTGCTTGCTAAGAATTTGGTCAAACAGGTTGTCCCTGGAGACAGCACACGGTGTTCtgaattctgattggctggcagcCTTGATCCGACCCAAAGCTGGCTGTGTTTGCTTTCCCAGGGTGTCCAGAGAAACTCTACAGAGTTCTTCTACTGTAAAGCCTTCACATATCAATCCCTGTGTCTGAAACACAAAGGGGTGCaaagatttctttaaagatgaGTGAGCTTGAATCTTGAAGTGAGAGATGAAACCTTTTCGGGATCACAAGGCAGTTTTGTCAGAACTGTAAAATGCACCTCATGTACTttttacagtatactgtagtatTCCTCCTCACGGTCTAATATTTAGACAGCATCCCCTATGTAAGCTTCTGCTGGATTTGGAAAACAAACTTCACAAAGGCTTTTGTCAGCCAATGTTGAGAGGGGGGGATGTTGGGTTCTCTGCCAAAGTTAGACATCTGACAACTGACAATTCCCGGCTTTGTCTTACTGCTCTGCTTGCCTCTCTTTCATGAAGCTTTAACTCGTGAAGGATGGTTTTGTATGCCCATATTCTGCTATAAAAGGCAATGGTACTAATGACAGTGTTtgcagtaaaaaagaaaatgaatctgTGGCTATGACTGGACACTTCAGCTGGGGCCTAGGTGCCAcattgcaaacacacacaggtcccACCAGAATGACTCACCACTGACACCTTTCaaaatcacagacacacagcatctCTCCCGGTCATTTACATATAATGTAACATAATACAGGAAAGGTGTAAAATATGGGAAACGAGATTTAGGgatccaatatatatatatatatatatatatatatatatatatatatatatatatatatatatatatatatatatatatatatatatataaagaatgGCACTGATGTCATTGCTGCAGAAATAAGAAGCCACTTTGCAGCAAAACACTCCCACCAGGACATCAACTTCTGGAGCAGAATCAACATAAGGGCTTGCAAAGATAAAGTAGACACATGAGCAATAAAAAGGCCTCCATCAGGCCCAGCTACACCGTATACACACTCcgccctgtctctccctcctctctgcttctCACCTGTGTCTTGTCGGAACTGGTGCATGGAATGCAAATCGATGATGTAGGGCGAGAGGCGAGAGTCCACCTGGCCGAGGACAACACTACCACACCGCGGGTCGCTCCGGATGACTGCCTCGATGTGATGACAGACAGCCGGGCTGTAGGGCCGCCAGCGTCCGTGCTCGTTCAGCCATTCCCATACCACTACAGCGGATGCTAGTAACATCCTACTCCTGCAAAGGTGAAAAAATACAACTGACAATAGGGAGGCATAAATGAAAGCGAAACCGCGGGGGATGGTGGGCATTTAAAGACACCCTGCTGCCGCTCCGCCGTGCATCCCTGCGCACAGCGGCGCTGCATCCATCTTGGACAGTTTGCAACCCAGATGTGTTTCCTATCTgtgcatataaatatatattttggcaTGACACTACATGCAAACTGTACCTTCCATGTTTGTAGTTTCGGTTATGCAGCAATTAGTAGGTCCTTTTATCACACGGCGAGGCTAAAGAGAGTTTCAGGGCGCAAAAAAGCCTTGCAGGATGGTTGCATTTTACTCCCTATGCAGATGAGTGACGTCTACTGAAATCACAATCAAGTTAGGGTGAGAGGAGAAAATGCAACTTGGATGCTCACGGTGGTGCAGCACTCTTAAAGTAGGTTACTGTGACAGACTGGCTCTTATCGTGCAATGCAAGgttgcttttttcttctttttttctttttgttttttaaaccaaatctGTGCTATCTGTAAGGGAAGATCAGATTCCTGAAAGCAAATAATATTTACCGGGTTAGATTGTCTCCAGTCAAATGACTGCTTTGTAGAACAGTTTGGGTGCTTATATGTTCCATCTGTCACTGTGAGAATGTCTTCAGTCTTGAGGTAAATTCCCGGATTTCTGGTTACATAATTGGTTTGATGATGTGTCCCTACAGTTCTGTTTACTTCAAATCGGGCTTACTTATTGGTTCATAATGTCTCGATCGAGTGGATCTCACACTGAAGATAATTTGGCAGgtgaaaaatatgtttgacaTTCGCGTGTGCGAACACTCCTACACTCAGGCTCTTTGAAGACCTCTCACATCCAATCCGATTTGAGCAAGTGCTCCCCTCTGGCCAATCACGAATTTTCCTTCTGTGATCATCTCACACGCTCTTTGTGAACTGTATCGCTAGCTTAAACTGTATTTCgaaatgtttttatattcatTTCTTCGCAGGTTTACCTTACCATACTTTACTCTCTTGTTACATGTTTTATAGTCCGTTATCTAAAAGTCCTGGAGATGCCGGGGATTGAACCCGGGACCTCATACATGCGAAGCAtgcgctctaccactgagctacATCCCCATTGGTCAACCAGAGCATGACAACGTGTTTTGTATGTTCTTCCTTCACCGAGACTGATGATGTCATGCATCATACGTGTGTCAACCATAGAAGtataacagtctatggtctcaACAAAAAAACTCACTACTAACGAGAAAAcgtttcttcattttttttattaatgttgttACAGTTACAACATCTCAAAAAACAAAACCGTTCAGGAACTGCCTTTCAATACAATACATTCATTAAACATGTAGCCTATGTCAATGATTTTGAGTTAGAAACCTTATTGTAGTTTCATTTCATGGTATCAAAATTACATCATTTAACAGCTATATAGAGCTTAATGTCATAGTTTTGCAGTACATTCAACATAATGATTACTACTGATCTACTTTTACTAAACATTACGCAATAAGGTAGGCTAACTAACAGTATAACAATGTAACTTCATGGAAAGTTTGACTCATCATCagttcacatttgagaagctggaacctttttaaattttgttttctttgcttaAAAATTACTTAACTTTTCTGGGGCTCGCTCAATCATTCAATCGACTAATGGTTTTGACATTAAGAACAATACAAAAACAGTCAAATCTATCTTGTTTATCTGttaagcagtaaaaaaaaacatatgccACAGTCCACAATATACAGCACGCAATACGCTGACACAGTAATACAGCGTTTCATTTGAACAATTTTACTCATATGGTTTTACTTCAGGTAAGGAAAACTGTTACACAAACATTCACAATTCAATCCAGTGTACTCCTGCATATTTACAACGACTTCATTCATCAATCACCTTTTAAACAGGAAGTGGAATTAAGACCAGAGTCATAGCTACCATTGaggacaaatgtttttttagtgaGAATTGATGAGGTTTTAGCAACCTGCAAATGgaaaattgtttgttttatagGGTGGCTTCAGTACTTTTAGGACAACACAGTGTGGAACagcatttacacatttatgttGGGAAATAaaatttgcagaacaaaatatattttaacagCTAATTAGGGAATTTGGACTCATGACCTCAGTACTGATTAAGACCATTTCTTAAGCCTCCTTTGTAtttaatgtttctttttaaattctGTTCTCACAGTGCAGTTAAATCACTGTCCTTGCCCTCACCTCCCTCTTCCTCCGACCAGATGGCACTACCAGAGAAAGGCTTTAGATCTATCAACAGTGCAGCCCTTCCACTTGCTTCACCTTTACCTTCCTCATCTCCCACtttctcctctgtgtctccctTTGCCTCTTCCTGATCTGTTTGCCTGGCTTGCTCCCCTGCCTCTGAACCCTCCAAATTTGAGTTATCATCTGAAGTGTCACCTCCTTTTCCACACTTCTCCACAtcgtcctcctcttcttcctcctcctcctggtcATCTCCCTCGCTGTAACTCTCCTGGCTACCACCCTCGTCCGACTGTCCATCCTGAAATCCGACTTCCTGCatttcctcttcatcctccccGGTATCACTTTGAGGCCACAGCTGGACTCCAAAACGTGTCCCTAGAGCTAAAGCTGTACCTCTCACCCGGTCCCTGATCCCTCCTTCTTTATACACCAAGCGGCGCACAGTATATTCTCCATTGGACTCCCTGTTCAACTTCTTGTACAAGAAGATCAACAATGCAATTAAGACTATTAGGCAGACAAAAAGGATCACCACAGTCTGAGTGGAGGATGAGTCGCCAGCCATGCCTAaagtgaaaagagagaaaaggggtTAGCATGGTCCCATCCACTGTGGATGGActtcaaaaacaacaaatatctCCCAAAGTGGATCATCCACACTGggatttatttgttgtttttggagTATATTCAGTGGCACTGTCTCTTGAAGAAATAGTttggcattttgggaaatatgcttatttgctttcct
This genomic window contains:
- the LOC114545808 gene encoding nucleolar transcription factor 1-like, encoding MAGDSSSTQTVVILFVCLIVLIALLIFLYKKLNRESNGEYTVRRLVYKEGGIRDRVRGTALALGTRFGVQLWPQSDTGEDEEEMQEVGFQDGQSDEGGSQESYSEGDDQEEEEEEEDDVEKCGKGGDTSDDNSNLEGSEAGEQARQTDQEEAKGDTEEKVGDEEGKGEASGRAALLIDLKPFSGSAIWSEEEGGEGKDSDLTAL